In the genome of Lynx canadensis isolate LIC74 chromosome X, mLynCan4.pri.v2, whole genome shotgun sequence, one region contains:
- the USP27X gene encoding ubiquitin carboxyl-terminal hydrolase 27, producing MACPFWCPRAAQRLLGQRAYCQTLIPPAAFGAREGLGEAAWTKGRTGKGEETMKGVRAAIGAENWKRLKETARKRGLAAKAASARGLRREDSRGASPASAAASFSESPFWVQLSQPPRSLRPGGGHPRSAWPPCRHAQWPPEPCEQGEEPPPVEAEEVEEAETAETAEKAEKAERKVEAEAKVEGKVEAAGKVEAAGKVDTAGNVETAEGLGRQAELKLEPEPEPVPEAEQEPKGEPKQELEDENPARSGGGGSSDEVPPPTLPSEPPRPPDPSPRRSRAPRRRPRPRPQTRLRTPPQPRPRPPPRPRPRRGPGGGCLDVDFAVGPPGCSHVNSFKVGENWRQELRVIYQCFVWCGTPETRKSKAKSCICHVCGTHLNRLHSCLSCVFFGCFTEKHIHEHAETKQHNLAVDLYYGGIYCFMCKDYVYDRDIEQIAKEEQGEALKLQASTSTEVSHQQCSMPGLGEKYPTWETTKPELELLGHNPRRRRITSSFTIGLRGLINLGNTCFMNCIVQALTHTPILRDFFLSDRHRCEMPSPELCLVCEMSSLFRELYSGNPSPHVPYKLLHLVWIHARHLAGYRQQDAHEFLIAALDVLHRHCKGDDAGKAANNPNHCNCIIDQIFTGGLQSDVTCQACHGVSTTIDPCWDISLDLPGSCTSFWPMSPGRESSVNGESHIPGITTLTDCLRRFTRPEHLGSSAKIKCGSCQSYQESTKQLTMNKLPVVACFHFKRFEHSAKQRRKITTYISFPLELDMTPFMASSKESRMNGQLQLPTNSGNDENKYSLFAVVNHQGTLESGHYTSFIRHHKDQWFKCDDAVITKASIKDVLDSEGYLLFYHKQVLEHESEKVKEMNTQAY from the exons ATGGCCTGTCCCTTCTGGTGCCCCCGGGCGGCTCAGCGTCTGCTGGGGCAGAGGGCATACTGCCAAACCCTCATCCCACCCGCGGCCTTTGGAGCCCGAGAAG GGCTGGGGGAAGCTGCATGGACGAAGGGAAGGacggggaaaggggaggagacgATGAAGGGGGTCAGAGCTGCGATTGGAGCTGAGAACTGGAAGCGCCTTAAAGAGACTGCGCG GAAACGGGGCCTGGCTGCCAAAGCGGCCTCCGCTAGGGGGCTACGGCGGGAGGATTCCCGGGGGGCGTCGCCTGCTTCCGCCGCCGCCTCCTTCAGTGAAAGTCCCTTTTGGGTCCAGCTGTCACAGCCACCGCGCTCCCTCAGGCCGGGCGGGGGACACCCCAGGTCTGCGTGGCCCCCGTGCCGCCACGCCCAGTGGCCGCCCGAGCCCtgcgagcagggggaggagccGCCGCCAGTGGAGGCGGAGGAGGTAGAGGAGGCGGAGACGGCGGAGACGGCGGAGAAGGCGGAGAAGGCGGAGAGGAAGGTGGAGGCGGAGGCGAAGGTGGAGGGGAAGGTGGAGGCGGCGGGGAAGGTGGAGGCGGCGGGGAAGGTGGACACCGCCGGGAACGTGGAGACAGCGGAGGGTCTGGGCCGCCAGGCTGAGCTCAAGCTGGAGCCCGAACCCGAGCCCGTACCGGAGGCGGAGCAGGAGCCGAAGGGGGAGCCGAAGCAGGAGCTGGAGGATGAGAACCCAGCGCGGAGCGGCGGTGGCGGCAGCAGCGACGaggttcctccccccacccttccctccgAACCCCCGCGGCCCCCCGATCCCTCTCCGCGGCGCAGTCGTGCCCCCCGCCGCCGACCCCGGCCGCGGCCACAGACCCGGCTCCGTACCCCGCCGCAGCCTAGGCCacggcccccgccccggccccggccccggcgcgGCCCTGGGGGCGGATGCCTGGATGTGGATTTCGCTGTGGGTCCACCAGGCTGTTCCCACGTGAACAGCTTTAAGGTGGGAGAGAACTGGAGGCAGGAACTGCGGGTGATCTACCAGTGCTTCGTGTGGTGTGGAACCCCAGAGACCAGGAAAAGCAAGGCAAAGTCGTGCATCTGCCATGTGTGTGGCACCCATTTGAACAGACTTCACTCTTGCCTTTCTTGTGTCTTCTTTGGCTGCTTCACAGAGAAACACATTCATGAGCACGCCGAGACAAAACAACACAACTTAGCCGTAGACCTTTATTATGGAGGTATATACTGCTTTATGTGTAAGGATTATGTATATGACAGAGACATTGAGCAAATTGCCAAAGAAGAGCAAGGAGAAGCTTTGAAATTACAGGCCTCCACCTCAACCGAGGTTTCTCACCAGCAGTGTTCAATGCCAGGACTCGGTGAGAAATATCCAACCTGGGAGACAACCAAACCCGAGTTAGAACTGCTGGGACACAACCCAAGGAGAAGAAGAATCACCTCCAGCTTTACCATTGGTTTAAGAGGACTAATCAATCTTGGCAACACGTGCTTTATGAACTGCATCGTCCAGGCCCTTACCCATACTCCGATCCTGAGAGATTTCTTCCTGTCCGACAGGCACAGATGTGAAATGCCAAGTCCTGAGTTGTGTCTGGTCTGTGAGATGTCTTCGCTTTTTCGGGAGTTGTATTCTGGAAACCCATCTCCTCACGTTCCTTATAAATTACTGCACCTGGTATGGATACACGCTCGTCACTTAGCAGGATACAGGCAACAGGATGCCCACGAGTTCCTCATTGCCGCGTTAGATGTCCTGCACAGGCACTGCAAAGGTGATGATGCCGGGAAGGCTGCCAACAATCCCAACCACTGTAACTGCATCATAGACCAAATCTTCACAGGTGGCCTGCAGTCTGATGTCACCTGTCAAGCCTGCCATGGCGTCTCCACCACCATAGACCCATGCTGGGACATCAGTTTGGACTTGCCTGGCTCTTGCACCTCCTTCTGGCCCATGAGCCCAGGGAGGGAAAGCAGTGTGAACGGGGAAAGCCACATACCAGGAATCACCACCCTCACGGACTGCTTGCGAAGGTTTACAAGGCCAGAGCACTTAGGTAGCAGTGCCAAAATCAAATGCGGTAGTTGCCAAAGCTACCAGGAATCTACCAAACAGCTCACGATGAATAAATTACctgttgttgcctgttttcaTTTCAAACGGTTTGAACACTCGGCCAAACAGAGGCGCAAGATCACTACATACATATCCTTTCCTCTGGAGCTGGATATGACACCATTTATGGCCTCGAGTAAAGAGAGCAGGATGAATGGACAGTTGCAGCTGCCAACCAATAGTGGAAACGATGAGAATAAGTATTCCTTGTTTGCTGTGGTTAATCACCAAGGAACCTTGGAGAGTGGCCACTACACCAGCTTCATCCGGCACCACAAGGACCAGTGGTTCAAGTGTGATGATGCCGTCATCACCAAGGCCAGTATTAAGGACGTTCTGGACAGTGAAGGGTATTTACTGTTCTATCACAAACAGGTCCTGGAACATGAGtcagaaaaagtgaaagaaatgaatacacaAGCCTACTGA